Genomic window (Zingiber officinale cultivar Zhangliang chromosome 2B, Zo_v1.1, whole genome shotgun sequence):
CTCTAGCTGTGCTTTGAGGCTTACAAGGATCATCTGTTTCCCTTGATACAACGACCgaccgtgaatccgaccaagcactggtggtcgcAGCGAGTTGAGTGGTACCCGAATGCTACCACGGGCACTCCGCCGAGCAGgagatgcacgacagaggaggaggaagaaaaatggagAGCCTTTTCTTTGCTTGCTGTGTCTTCTCTGCCTATGAtcggagcctccttatataggagctcggatTAATGTCCAAAGTTAATgatcttaatggtcattattagtCGAGCAGTGAAACgaccaccgtttcactcattattactcaGCCGATTTTATTCTACATTAATCTcaaatttaatgcatccgtttcGTAGTAGCAAAAGATTTACGtgacaaaatgttggttgttccacttgggcaaattttgccccgaccggtctgatattcgtgtgcgcaggtcgcgctcgcacatgagtcaacttggttcagtgcaatccgggctctggatttgcacccccctacacacccacgcgtgagagagagcctcttcccatgcatttgttcacatcctcaatgtatgtgaatcaatataaatcaacaaaaatgccttgaaacttccaatgtgggactaaagttcaATTCATaatggagcctctttcctcttccatttcttctccattcacttattcaacaatcccccacatgaatggagatagggtaagtgatagcatttaacagttgagtcaagtatagaataggtaggttttaccctttgaatcttcccttgtgaagatttgattacttactggctgatagtagacatgatgtccttgaactatactgtcgtctgtgtaagtagggacaaatctcacccaagactctccttgatacaactcagttctcatgagtgtgttcgttcttggccatgaacacgcctggttctgtgagaaactctaagaattgtgcctccaattctcttcgaagcggccccacttctttctcatataggtgtgttgggatgtatactataagcatagcttttgtatgaacatctattttgaaatattttgaaatgagaatcactttggtcaaatgtttgtattttatatttatatatatgtcaatgcagttgtccatttaatttatattgtagataacatggtgtgtggtgccacacagaagatcatgttatctattccttataaattataaatagtagctcacaaccaagatggatagggacaaactattggaacgattgtagtgtaatttggtattagtctatcttgactataaaattacactagtacactatgtgtgtattgagcaggatcatctAAGGttattcgatttatactgactacataaaaaaacagaacctctattattatggatgtgcgtcctcttaatccctatataataacaagtacgtatacttagtatttatttctttaacttatcaataagtgagatttattcattaaatcaataggcctgatgagttgggagatagtactgtttatatagtgtgttgttgattataaaaggaatctgtatcctaattatttaggctgatgatgcccccttgaggagcttataaagaTTATCGTGTAaactctgtaggtggacttagttcggcatgataataaagttgagtggtactactcttggaatcagatgttaattaattaggttgttagtaactcaattaattaacgaacatacgatatcttaaacacaaggagattaacgcactcatgataagaaggagcctatattgtaatatgggattgacgcggtagttcaataataaccctttcgtggtatgagttattattgatggacttgggttgggtgttcgggccaaacacaggaagctcaagcccatcaggaggcctaaactaattcctcctctaggtccctgttgtagcctctatataaagcctcgcatccacccataacttaactcggtttggtttaacttaacttgatttggtttaacttaacttggtttagtttaacttaacttgatttggtttaacttggttatagaaaaagagatttttttcttaatagaattctattaatttttctttctttgtaaccaacgacaaacctataaaaaggagtaggtggtggcccataaaacctaattttcctaattctcttttcccttgcttgtggccggcggcacctctctctccctctaggGCCGACGCCACTTtccccctcctccttgcttagggtcgccGCCCCTTTCCcccttcctctcctagctagggatggtgccccttcctagcaatccattggtggcTGATGGTAAGAAtaagaggaagaaaaggaaagaagaaggaaaaagattagaaggtgccccatcctagagcttcCTTTTGTAGTCGGCAGTTTGGAAACccagaagagaaggagggtggtgttgtcttggtaaatcgtcgcctacacgacgtccaagaagaggagaggaatacgccagaagatcaagaggtctttagctacaaaggaaaggtacgactagttctttaattctgctgCATAATTAGTCGAGTTTTCTTTGCATCGATtttaaataccaacacaagatgcaatcgatcttgtacttcgatcaaggtgtgctttgatccgtaaagaacttgcttgattgatcaaatacatgtctgatcgaacatgcgacaCTGTTTCattggaattccagcgccttcaaggtgatccctcaagagttgccatatactcttcttgatcattaaaagtccatcgaCTTACCCTGCTatagtcactgtttcattgggatatttcccacagtgtgtctagtcagtgcagattagttgtccctttgaacctagttcttgggatctccagtcagcataagtTGGGTGTCCTctacactgatcgctgacaacgacatcaagcccattcctcgtgaggagcttgcaactaactctcgatttaaccctttggttagcgaatctgctaggttatcctttgacttcacataatcaatagtgataactcccgttgagaataattgtctaatggtattatgtttacgacgtatatgtctagacttaccattatacaaatggctatgtgcccaaccgattgctgattgactatagcaatgtatgcaaattgtcaGCACAGGTTTCAGCCATTgtagaatatcttctaagaattatcgtagtcattcagcctctttaccacatttgtcaagagctacaaactcagattccatcgtggatctggttattacggtttgcttagaggATTTTTAAGAAATGAatgcacctgctagagtgaagatatatccactcgtagacttagagtcttttataccagatatccaacttgcatcactGTATCTTTCGATCACAACaagatatcttgtatagtgcagtctatattcacgagtatatctcaagtacctcagtactcttgttatccctttccagtgctcaacaccgggattactcatgtatctactcagtttgcttactgcgtaggccaagtctggtcgtgtacaactcatcaagtgcatctgacttccaatcactcgagagtactctatctgagagatactttcacctcgatttttcgatagatgttgactcgtatctatcgacgttcgtgccaatgcagtatcactcttggtgaatttctcaagaattttttTTCACGTAATGGgattgactaagaacaagtctttctgttgttctaagaattttgattcctagaatcacatcagctaggcccatgtccTTCATATTAAATCTTGAGCTCAACATACCTTTTGTGGATtgtattatcttatcattactttcaatgataagtatgtcatctacatagaggcacaagatgacatagtcactctctgtggctttcatgtagacacatttatcacattcattgattttgaatccacattccttcatgacattatcaaatttttcatgccactgctttggtgcttgtttcaagccatataatgacttcacctaTCTACAAACCTTGTTTTCCTGTCCTAgtacagaaaacccctcaggttgctccatgtagatctcctcttctaaatctccatttagaaagacagtctttacatccatttgatgtatttcgagattccatagagcggcgaTAGCCAACAATTCTCTAATTACTACTAGAAAAAACACTTTTTGAGACACaacaaaatatgtcttaaattataaatttgatgtctcaaaatatttttgagacggCTATGAGACAGTAATGTAGTCGTCTCCAATACAAGcgtctcaaaaaaatattgagacagtTGTATCGTCTCAAATGTTATTTAAGACGGTGATGAGACGATTGTTCAATTATCTCAAAAATATTTACGATAGTTATTTTTTGTCTCAAATGTTATGTCTTATCTTGTGAAAAATAACTAAAGACACTAAATTAAGACGATAATGCGCCGTCTAAAAAAGAAGTGAAGACAGTAAATTATTGTCtctaatattttaatttgttagatGCAtcatttataacaaaaattaataatcttaaaaTAACATTTACTATACAAATTAATCTAGATCCGATCTGATTTATTGAATTAtcatttcaaaacaaaaggaaaaactctCTCTTCATAAATTAAAAGTGATATAcataaacaaaattctaatattttttaacttacaagttaatacataggtttcatgtcaacattcatccaataataaaaatatctacatatccatcattaatttgataagaaaaaaaactaaTATTCTCATGAAAGTTACAGAAGAAAAAACATAAAGAACAACTCCTCATCATCTGgagataacttctataatccttCTTCATCATAATCCTGAACACTAAAAAAATTCTTATTAGAGATAAAGATGATTTagaatatatattatttagaaaaatcaataaataaaattgttcaataagaaatctcatcatctaacacataatcctctttcttgcaactatatatatatatacacaacacAAATAGCCCCAAGTTAAATAAACCTCTTCATCTCGTAATAAGAAATGATGATTCATGTGTTTATCAATATCTTTGTGCCTTTCAAGTTGTTGCACCTGTAAAATAGATTTATTTACAACATAAAAATATGTACACTATATAGCCAAAATTGTTAATAAAACCAAAAAAACCTTGTGAAAACCACTACTAATGTACCTGTTGGTTACCCAATCTTTATACATGTAAAATAGTATTATCTAcaatctaaataaaaaaaaatagtgtaCGTATATCAAGAGCTTCCTCACCTTCGGCAAGGTCTTCAAACTTTTGGGACCTGACGAAGGCAAACAACATAATCGAGCCTTCAATTAGCAGCCACTTTACGACCAACTTGCACAAATAGGGTCTTAAAGGTCTACTACTTACACTAATCGATAGAAGAGGTCACCTAATCAATGCTTGATGATGCTATAAGTGATCTTTTGACCATTAGAACCTGCTCCTCTCTCGACGGCCtagtaaaaaaataacaaaatatacAACAACTGTAAATCTTGATCCACGAGATTTAAAACAGGAAGTAGTCTGGAAGTCTTGGACTACTAGTTGAAAAGTGAAACAAGAGACCAATATATGATTTTAATAGAAAATCTTGCGACAATTCAAATTATCTTGTGAGTTGTGGTTTGATAAAAAAAAGCTTCATAAATTTAGATGAGCGAGCTACTATTAATTTTAGCTTAGCTCAAGTATTTTGGACTAGTAGTTAGATATGATAGCTGGTCAGTTCTTTCATGTAAATGGTAAAATATATCATAAGCTGAATTAACTATCCCACAAATGCATGTGAGCCTATTAATGATACGGTCAGAGGAGGGTGAGAAGTGATAGTCAAAACAAAGAGCTTAGGCAAGGTGGCTTCTAACATATTTCTGGTaggaacaaaacctagaacctagaACACACAAAAACTAGAAAGGTAGGACTGGTCCATTGGTGTGACTTGAGTTAAATggattatgtatgtatgtattcTCTAAAATGACACGTATTTTGgtggaattggttcatttctatATAAGAACTTTCTAGTTATAAGTGTGCTTGGGATGGTACAATTTCAGAATGGGTGATCTCATAGGAAGCTCATCAACTTGGAGTCACATTCCATGTGGTGCAATTTTAGGATGAGTGACCTCTTGGGAGGCTTCTAACCTATATGCCATATTCCATCACAGGATAAAATTGTTAATGATGTAATAAAATGCTGATTAAACTTGACAATACTTCAATGTTGTTAGCACATGAAGTTACATGTCAGTCTGATAATGAAAGGGCACTATTATACTCGGAGGTCAACTGACTAATGTTGGGGTCACAATTGAGCATCAAATCAGAGCAACAAGGATAAGCTAATAATCAAAACAATAGATCATAAATTACTATAAATTAGTAGAATAGAGCAGATGAGTACCTGATTCGCCAAAGTGTTGAAGTGAATAATGTTACGCATCATCCAAACTAATTTGTAGAATGGGCAGAACTTGTCATATCTATTGCAGAAGTTGTTGATTGGTACTTGACGAGACAAAAACAATTATGGTAAAGTTATGCCAATGACTGATTGTGTCAAATACAACTTATGGAGTAAATGCATTCTGGGTAAGATAATCTTCACACAGAAGATTAGCAGTCTCCAAGGTAATCTTATCTGTTTCTGCAAATGCATCTTTACCAACTAGCTGCAGTACCAGAGACaaaattcaaaacaaatttttatgtAGTTTGGTCTTTCATAACTAGATAAAGAAACtccaaaaatcaaaatttccAAAACTATGTTAGAGGTTCCAAAAATGCATCATTTTTGGACATTAAAATACCATGTAAATTGATTTATTGTTTCATCTCTAAACATTGTTCCAAGTCCAATATCCTATATCAAAATCCAGAAAAAAAAGCTATCGGAGGCATAATTTGAGGTTAGAGGCATATATCCTATATAAACATAGAGCCATGATTACCTCTGGATGAATCGGCGCTCCGGCGTGGCCTGATCGGGCAACTCACGGGGTGGGCATGACAaggcgagaagaagaagaagaagaagaagaagaaagcagtggAAGCGGTGGTAGCGGCGGGCAGGCACAACAGggcgagaagaagaagatgatgaaggcgGTGGCAGCAGCGGCGGTAGAAACTACGACAATGACGATGGCTTTTAGGTTTCGACGCGTGAGAAGATGAGAAGACGAGACGTGTTAATAGAAATTTAGGACTTAGTTTTagttttgataaaataatttattttctaaaatataattattaaaaaatataatataatataataaaaattcattttaaattttaaaaaaatctaaaaaaattctatataatcatataaatttattttcatattaactattaattatattattattattttcctaaataaatttaattagattatattttaattaattttaattaatatcatcatcctctctctctatatataataaatttattatttattcttattATTATGGTAGTGTTTTAGACATATCCATAAAAGTTGGTATgtcattaaatatttaatataatttattttcataattcttAAATTATCAATGTTTAAtcacaaattataattaaaaattttaattaagttaaatttgtaaATGTTTTTTTCTAATATTATTATTGTGTGTGTACATCCACATCGCGATcgttctatgaaatgatatgaaattagaaTAGCAGAGTCTGTGACGGTTATCGCAACCGTTCCAATGAATCATATTCAAGATAAAttgagataaatattttttaccgtcttatttgaatgtcttatataattatatttttaaccgtTTTTATTACATGTCTTATTAATTGAATTTGAGACAAATCTTAAATACTGTCTTAAATTTAATGTCtcaatataaaattttgagacatctattattactgtcttaattacttagtatttgaGACAAATTTTGTCATTGTCTTAAACTTTttgtctcaaaagcctagttttctagtagtgtaatggaagttattctcgacaccggagaatacgtgtcaaagtaatcaagaccttctcgttgtcggtatcctttgattactagtctggccttatacttatcaatcgtgtcatttgacttcattttcttcttgaaaatctacttgcaacctagtggtttacttcccggaggaagatccacaagttcccaagtgtgattttgcaaaataaattctatctcggatgtaATTGCCTCTTTCCAGTAGGGTCCATCAGAAGAGTCTACAGCTTTTGTGTAACTTCAGAGCTCACTCTCCAACacaaaagtgataaaatccgatttATAGGATTTTTATACCCGAACTCTTTTtctccgtctaggctcaacctccataggttcctcatcatcaacatcTTCTTCTTGGCCTTGTGTTTCATTTGCCCATTTTGAGGAGTTAGCATCCTCttgggtcttatacggaaacgcATACTCGAAGAacaaggcatttctcgattcgattatcgagttcttgtgtatctccgatatgtgtgactcatacacacaaaatctatacgcagtgttgttttgtgcatatccaataaatatgcaattaacagtctttggtcctatcttaatccttttcggatcaggcatgtaacgacccgcctcctactgactaggctgcgaggccggtcgctacagttatgctgtgctggactattaatgcggaatgaaaactggctaatttaaaattt
Coding sequences:
- the LOC122048780 gene encoding uncharacterized protein LOC122048780, producing the protein MRFRIRPKRMLTPQNGQMKHKAKKKMLMMRNLWRLSLDGEKEFGFYRRCCHRLHHLLLLALLCLPAATTASTAFFFFFFFFFSPCHAHPVSCPIRPRRSADSSRVPINNFCNRYDKFCPFYKLVWMMRNIIHFNTLANQAVERGAGSNGQKITYSIIKH